A region of Deltaproteobacteria bacterium DNA encodes the following proteins:
- a CDS encoding sigma 54-interacting transcriptional regulator has protein sequence MDEHKNQETDGSTLLLHGDDSREVISFRKCIIKVAEGPDRSKKMDLGRKPIRIGKKEDNDFILTDNTVSRHHLQIEQKSDSFLLKDLDSTNGTTINGMRVKEAYLSPGDMIALGNTKIEFQAFDEKVQMEPSPRTSLGEMVGKSKKMRQIFGLCEKIAPTLATVIIEGETGTGKELVARAIHDYSLRKDKPFIVFDCSAVAPNLIESELFGHMKGSFTGAIKDRKGAFECANGGTIFLDEIGELALDLQPKLLRALEQREVRRVGSSEPIKVDVRLISATNRSLKDEVETKRFRQDLYYRLSVVKVNLPPLRERSEDIPLILEKFLAHGRYNRLPDGSLKVTRVEDDAIKNLQRYQWPGNVRELTNILERTISLVDGNSIDAQHLSNVFQEIEFNVEPTERMRIDTSLPFKEAKQKIVENFEKDYLVDLIKRNSFNVSRASREAQIDRKHLKNLLKKYDITAQDDGEDEEE, from the coding sequence ATGGACGAGCACAAAAATCAAGAAACAGACGGCAGCACCCTTTTACTGCACGGGGACGATAGCCGCGAAGTGATCTCTTTCCGCAAATGCATTATTAAAGTTGCTGAAGGGCCAGACCGCAGCAAGAAAATGGATTTGGGAAGAAAGCCCATTCGCATCGGCAAAAAAGAGGATAACGATTTTATCTTAACAGACAACACCGTCTCGCGTCATCACCTGCAGATAGAACAAAAGTCGGATAGTTTTTTATTGAAGGATCTCGATTCCACCAATGGCACCACCATCAATGGGATGCGCGTCAAGGAGGCCTACCTTTCTCCCGGCGACATGATTGCCTTGGGCAATACCAAAATTGAATTTCAGGCCTTTGACGAAAAAGTGCAAATGGAACCTTCGCCTCGAACCAGTTTGGGTGAGATGGTAGGCAAATCCAAAAAGATGCGACAGATCTTTGGACTCTGCGAAAAAATTGCACCTACCTTAGCCACAGTAATTATCGAAGGAGAAACCGGCACAGGCAAAGAACTCGTCGCTCGGGCCATCCACGATTATTCGCTTCGTAAAGACAAACCCTTTATCGTCTTCGACTGTTCGGCGGTAGCGCCCAACCTGATTGAATCCGAGCTCTTCGGCCACATGAAAGGATCTTTCACCGGCGCCATCAAAGACAGAAAAGGGGCCTTTGAATGTGCCAATGGAGGCACAATTTTTCTGGACGAAATCGGAGAGCTGGCCTTAGACCTCCAACCCAAACTCCTTCGCGCCCTTGAACAACGCGAGGTGCGCCGTGTAGGCTCCAGCGAGCCCATTAAGGTAGATGTGAGACTGATTTCCGCCACCAATCGTTCGCTCAAAGATGAGGTAGAAACCAAGCGCTTCAGACAAGATTTGTATTATCGCCTCTCTGTAGTGAAGGTGAACCTCCCTCCCCTTCGCGAACGCAGCGAAGACATCCCCCTCATCCTCGAGAAGTTCCTGGCCCATGGCCGCTACAACCGCTTACCCGACGGCAGCCTCAAAGTCACACGTGTTGAAGACGACGCCATAAAAAATTTACAACGCTATCAGTGGCCCGGCAATGTGCGCGAGCTCACCAATATTTTGGAGCGCACCATTTCTCTGGTAGACGGCAACAGCATCGACGCTCAACACCTCAGCAACGTTTTTCAGGAAATTGAATTCAATGTCGAACCCACCGAAAGGATGCGTATCGACACCTCTCTTCCGTTTAAAGAAGCGAAGCAAAAAATAGTGGAGAATTTTGAAAAAGATTATTTGGTAGATCTGATCAAACGCAACAGTTTCAATGTCTCCCGTGCCTCCCGCGAAGCACAAATCGACCGGAAACATCTGAAAAATCTGCTCAAGAAATACGACATCACCGCGCAGGATGATGGAGAGGATGAGGAGGAGTAA
- a CDS encoding type II toxin-antitoxin system RelE/ParE family toxin, with product MGIRKTETFTKWLDGLRDIRGRARVQVRIERLAAGNAGDVKAVGKGVSELRIDYGPGYRVYFTKRGNETVILLAGGDKKTQAADIKNALHLANHL from the coding sequence ATGGGAATTCGCAAAACTGAAACTTTTACTAAGTGGCTAGACGGCTTGCGTGACATTCGTGGACGTGCGCGGGTTCAGGTGCGTATTGAACGCTTGGCGGCAGGTAACGCAGGTGATGTAAAAGCAGTGGGAAAAGGTGTTTCAGAATTGCGCATCGATTATGGGCCTGGTTATCGGGTTTATTTTACTAAACGAGGAAACGAGACAGTGATTTTGCTGGCGGGAGGCGATAAAAAAACACAGGCCGCTGACATCAAAAACGCATTACACCTCGCAAATCATTTGTAG
- a CDS encoding putative addiction module antidote protein, with amino-acid sequence MKKTNTTRYDVAEHLRTSEEMAAYLEACLEEANGDAAFIAKALGDIARAKGMTKVASDAGLSRESLYKALSGERSPGFDTILKVIGALGLKLHAARA; translated from the coding sequence ATGAAAAAAACAAATACTACTCGTTACGACGTCGCGGAACACTTGAGAACCTCGGAGGAAATGGCTGCCTACTTAGAAGCATGTCTGGAAGAGGCCAATGGTGACGCAGCATTCATCGCCAAAGCCCTGGGAGATATCGCTCGTGCCAAGGGCATGACAAAGGTTGCGAGTGATGCCGGTCTATCACGTGAAAGCCTTTACAAAGCCCTCTCTGGTGAACGTAGTCCTGGTTTTGATACCATCCTCAAAGTGATAGGGGCTCTGGGGTTAAAGTTACATGCTGCACGTGCATAA
- a CDS encoding heavy metal translocating P-type ATPase, with translation MNTSLKQNLTESLQAQTSHSCTHCGNPIFHRSLEKASKTEAFFCCAGCATVYQLLQKKGLGHYYEIKKQSPWIRSALPAASNPENFSYLDNAEFLQHYANLSPHANLKMEFYLEGVHCVACLWLIEKLPEFLLDVKSAQLDLGKSIATITLNLKGSFANVAQTLSSFGYKPHPLKQEEDGLKLQKRENQSLLIRLGVAGGCTGNIMLMAVSLYGGAQGNAGRLFQWMSLLLFLPVIFYCAIPFYQSSYAALKTRTLSIDVPIVMAVLLGALASIANLLRGSPLIYFDSLSALVFLLLISRYVLKRIQQNVFSSSHLLHFLSASQAKRFNRDTQVFEEISASILKAGDYIRVLENEVIPADGVVRKGVSILNNALLTGESEPVRVQEGERVYSGTVNLSEALEIEVTAAGSISRLGLLLKEIESGHLQKAPVVQFADRLSRVFIWGVLAAAAALFLYFFQSSPEAAFSRALTLVIVTCPCTLAFATPLALSITLKRAARQGILIKGSDILEKLTQARSLLLDKTGTLTEGDFELLQWMEKAEQGASIPQAVYSLELRSKHPIAQALVRHLQTNQKLEVLPVTEFKEILGQGVSGKVNGVFYEIHSKQNNKNFSAAKLGNHLGVWRNGELVAQAILGDTIRSDSAACLEKLRSLGLEPHILSGDTEETVKKVGELLDILPAHQMPLASPEAKKEFLQNFPRAIMVGDGANDSLALSSAYVGIAVHGSMEVSLRAADVYLTRPGLKPLIELVQIARDTLQVIHRNFAFSLFYNLLGATLSALGYIHPLVAAVLMPVSSLSVLSSSLWGTKKLRTFGRFGATT, from the coding sequence ATGAACACAAGCCTCAAACAAAACTTAACAGAGTCGTTGCAGGCTCAGACGTCACACTCTTGTACCCATTGTGGAAATCCGATTTTTCACAGATCGCTGGAAAAGGCCAGCAAAACGGAAGCTTTTTTTTGTTGTGCGGGCTGTGCAACGGTTTATCAGTTGCTGCAAAAAAAGGGTCTGGGGCATTACTATGAAATTAAAAAGCAAAGCCCCTGGATACGATCGGCTCTTCCGGCAGCCTCCAATCCAGAAAACTTCTCCTATCTGGACAATGCCGAATTCCTCCAGCACTATGCCAATCTTTCCCCTCATGCCAATCTGAAAATGGAATTTTATCTCGAGGGAGTTCATTGCGTTGCCTGTCTGTGGTTGATTGAAAAACTGCCGGAATTTCTACTCGACGTAAAATCGGCCCAGCTCGATTTGGGGAAATCGATCGCAACGATTACCTTGAATCTCAAAGGATCTTTTGCCAACGTAGCTCAAACCCTTTCCAGTTTTGGTTATAAGCCTCACCCGTTAAAACAGGAAGAAGATGGCCTCAAACTTCAAAAGAGGGAAAACCAGTCTTTGCTGATTCGTTTGGGAGTGGCCGGCGGCTGTACCGGCAACATCATGCTGATGGCCGTTTCTCTCTATGGAGGAGCTCAAGGCAACGCAGGACGCTTGTTTCAATGGATGTCTCTTTTGCTTTTTTTGCCGGTAATTTTTTATTGCGCCATCCCCTTTTATCAAAGCTCGTATGCGGCTTTAAAAACCCGCACTCTTTCGATTGATGTTCCCATTGTGATGGCCGTGCTATTGGGCGCCCTCGCCAGCATCGCGAATCTTTTGCGAGGCTCTCCGCTCATTTATTTCGATTCTCTTTCTGCCCTGGTTTTTCTCTTACTCATCAGCCGTTATGTCTTAAAACGAATTCAGCAAAATGTATTTTCGTCTTCACATCTCTTACACTTTCTTTCTGCCTCTCAGGCGAAGCGCTTCAATCGCGACACTCAAGTCTTTGAAGAAATTTCTGCTTCTATTTTAAAAGCGGGAGATTATATTCGCGTTTTGGAAAATGAAGTGATTCCGGCAGACGGAGTGGTCCGAAAGGGAGTCAGTATTCTCAACAACGCCTTACTGACCGGAGAATCCGAACCAGTAAGAGTACAAGAGGGCGAGAGAGTTTATTCGGGGACCGTGAATTTAAGTGAAGCCCTTGAAATTGAAGTCACCGCTGCGGGTTCCATCAGCCGATTAGGTCTGCTTTTAAAAGAGATTGAATCCGGTCATCTGCAAAAAGCCCCGGTGGTGCAATTTGCCGACCGTTTATCCAGAGTGTTTATCTGGGGCGTCTTGGCAGCAGCGGCGGCACTTTTTCTCTACTTCTTTCAAAGCTCCCCCGAGGCAGCATTCAGTCGAGCGCTCACCCTGGTGATTGTCACCTGTCCTTGCACCCTGGCCTTTGCAACGCCTCTAGCACTCAGCATCACCCTGAAACGAGCCGCACGCCAAGGCATTCTGATTAAAGGTTCTGACATCTTAGAAAAACTCACTCAAGCCCGCTCACTGCTTCTGGATAAAACGGGCACTTTAACCGAAGGCGATTTTGAGCTGCTTCAGTGGATGGAAAAGGCAGAACAAGGAGCCTCCATCCCACAGGCAGTTTATTCGTTGGAGCTTCGTTCCAAACATCCTATTGCCCAAGCCTTAGTACGTCACCTGCAGACCAATCAAAAGCTTGAAGTTCTTCCAGTAACAGAATTCAAAGAAATTCTGGGCCAAGGCGTCTCCGGAAAAGTGAATGGAGTTTTTTATGAAATCCACTCCAAACAAAATAACAAAAATTTTTCGGCAGCCAAGCTTGGAAATCACCTTGGTGTATGGCGCAACGGGGAACTTGTCGCCCAGGCGATTCTGGGAGATACGATTCGCTCCGATTCTGCGGCCTGCCTGGAAAAGCTGCGCAGCTTGGGTTTAGAGCCACACATCCTCTCGGGTGACACTGAAGAAACCGTAAAAAAAGTGGGAGAGTTGCTGGATATTCTTCCTGCTCATCAAATGCCTCTGGCCAGTCCCGAAGCAAAAAAAGAATTTCTACAAAATTTTCCCCGTGCAATCATGGTAGGAGATGGGGCCAATGATTCTTTGGCACTTTCTTCCGCTTATGTGGGAATTGCCGTGCACGGCAGTATGGAAGTCAGCCTGAGAGCCGCCGACGTTTATCTTACCCGTCCTGGCTTAAAACCTCTCATTGAATTAGTTCAAATTGCACGAGACACCTTGCAGGTGATTCACCGCAATTTTGCTTTCTCCCTTTTTTATAATTTGCTAGGAGCCACACTCTCTGCTTTGGGTTACATCCATCCCCTGGTGGCAGCAGTGCTGATGCCCGTGAGTTCACTCAGTGTCTTAAGTTCCTCATTGTGGGGAACCAAGAAACTGAGAACCTTTGGAAGATTTGGAGCAACAACATGA
- the ccoS gene encoding cbb3-type cytochrome oxidase assembly protein CcoS has protein sequence MNIIYLLVPLALALSFAFVTLFVWCTANGQYEDLETPAYRILLEDEK, from the coding sequence ATGAATATCATTTACCTCTTGGTCCCTTTGGCGTTGGCGCTTTCGTTCGCCTTTGTCACTCTTTTTGTCTGGTGCACCGCCAATGGACAATATGAAGATCTGGAAACTCCTGCTTATCGAATTTTGCTAGAAGATGAAAAATAA